The genomic region GAGGGGTCACTTGCCGGTAAGAGGCCTGGTCATTTGAGAAATTAACTCTTTTCGTTCTGTCCCTTGGGTTTACTTAAAAATTCTACCTTGAGGGGCAGTGTCTGGAAATCCATTCCAAGCCCTCCCTGGCTCAGCCAGTGTTTGAACAACTACATGTTGTTAATATTAGGGTAAATCTTGCCACATGAGAGAAAAGTCCTGATTTGTTtagcaattttttaaattaaaaatcaaaaacctatttgctgctgttttcaaggtggaaactcattttttttttcattcccataGGGTGTGTTATGTGACTTGGTAACAGGGGAAGAACGGGTGGTCGCCGACCCAGATGGAAAACCAGCTGCCCATGTAGCCTGCACTGTTGAGATGTGCAGTGTCACATCTTCTTGTAGGTACCAATAGTCTGACCTACATGGAGCCTTTGGAATCTAGCATTAGGTTTCTCTTGTTTGCCTCTAGAGCCCTGGGAGTGTAGGGTCTTTTTTACTTGTCCCCCTCAATCTGTACATGGGATTGGGGCTCATTGGTGAGGTAGAAGTCGCTCTGCATTGGGCATCTGGCCTCTGGAGGCCCAAGTCCTGGCCCTTGGGAAGGGGcttcatctctgagcctcaggctgTTTATGTGTATGCTGGGATAACAGCTCTTGTAAACCTACTGCAGGATTATTTCTCTGAGGAAGTGCTTTGTGATTCTTAAAATGCCCCCAAACCACAGTGATGTCAGCTGTTTATTAAAGGAAGAAGGTGCTTTTGGTTAGACTGCCAGGGAAATACCTTGAGGAAAGTGCCCCGAGTACCGGCAgcttggagggaggagaggacgTGAGCAGCGGGCAGCAGGACCAGGGGGATGGATCCCACCCCTGCCGGATGAGGGGTAGGTGGCAAGCTCCTAGGCATGCTCTGAAGGCAGGAGGCACACAGGCCTCATCTCAGGGAGATTGTGGTGACTCCCCCCCATCTCTTGGACCACAGGGGCCTCTGCTGGCTTGGTGCCAGCTGGGGGTTCTTAAGGGAAGGCCTGAGTCACCCAGCCTGGAGACTGCAGAGAACGACCTTGCTGTCAACCTGGATGTTACTTGAGGTCAATTATGGGGGAGACAACCCCTTAAGAGAAcaaaaatggagggagaaaggccCCCCTGCCCATGATGAGAAAAGGGGATAAAGGAGCAGGTTTCACTGCTCTGctgaatgttttttcttcttttaagatgacGTGGCTGTGATTGATGAAATTCAGATGATTAAAGATCCTGCTAGAGGATGGGCCTGGACCAGAGCACTCCTGGGTTGGTATTTCAGTGTTTCCCCTGGGGTCTTGTGGCATGGGGagtgagctgctgctgctgctgttcttcatccccccacctccttccttccccttttctccctcctcccttttctcctcttgttccctcctccccctctcctcccttccccccctccctgaccctcttcatcctcctccccctctccccatcttcTCCAGGGGACCCCAGAGGCTCTGACTGTCTAGACCAAGTCACTTGGGCTGCTTTGTTCTGTGTGTTccagttttcatttccttttacccTCCAGGGCTCTGTGCAGAAGAAATCCATTTGTGTGGAGAAGCTGCCGCTATTGACATTGTGACGGAGCTGATGTATACCacgggggaggaggtggaggtaCTGGGCCTGTTCTACCCTGCCAGCCTTGAGGGTCCCATGAGTACAGGAGAGGCCAGGTGGCACAGGGCATTAGGCAGGCTTCTGGTCCTCTGCCAGGGGTGGAGACTTGCCCTTCTTAGCAGCTCCACTGCCTTCTTTACCCTGCAGAGCCAGGTGCTGCCAGTCTTCCTACCTCACAGTGTGCCTCCCACCTCTCGACCCCTTTTCTCTGTTCACTGGGCTGCCATGTTACTTTAGGCCCTGGGCCCCTCTGCTCCCTTCTCTGGATGTTCTGTTGCCAGGGCACCTTTCTGTGAGCGCAGCCTGACCAGGTCACCCCCTCCTCACTAACTAGCCTCTAGGATGAGACACAAGCCCTCCTCAGCTTTTAGAAGCTCCAGTTGGTGTCTGTTGTTTCTTGTGGTGCAGTCACAGACCTGGTTGGTGGGCACTTGCAGGCTTTTGCTTTCCAGAGGGACTAGACCATTCCTAGGTCCACCAGGCAAGGACCAGTGTCTGCCTTTGGGTGGTTCCCCCGTGTAGTTAATTAGCTGGGATGAGAGAAATCCATCCTCagaggagttgttttgatttgcttttctcttatttgagtggaggtcagaaggagagaggagagtgaaggCCATCTGTCTTCTCCTCCTCCAGAGGGTGttttctgcctctctgtgtcCCTCTGAGCAAATGACTCTGCtttaatttttgcctttggtTCTTTCAGTTTTTAATGTTATTTAAGCAGAATGTGTGTCTCGTATTCCAAACAGGTTTCTAAATTTCCTAACTGTATTTGACATAAAGGAGCAGCCCCTGGAGCTCAGCAGGTATCTGCCAAGTAGCTCCATGCAGGGCactggggtaggggaaggggtaCCAACCAGTTTGGTGTCTTTGAAAGAGCAtccttattagattcagccctgCCATTCCCAGCTTGTTCGCAGCTTTGGGGACTGTCCTTCTGGATGAGGGGCTTAGGAGATGACCAGATGACCTCAGGTACCCCCCTCTGCTCTGAGATTCCATGGTTCTGTTTTCCTTTGAATTGAGGAATTCTGGTACAAGAGGAGGACTTGTGAAAGTTTGTGTTAAATCCAGCATTGTTTTAAGTGAAATGAAAGATACAggctttttgttattgttaagcTCAGTTAACTTTAAGAAAGATGAGTGCTGCTTTAATATCTTTAACATCTTGATCCTAGGTTCGGAATTATAATAGACTTACCCCCATCACTGTGTTGGATCATGCTCTCGAATCTTTAGATAACCTTCGCCCTGGGGACTGCATCGTCTGTTTTAGCAAGAATGACATTTACTCTGTGAGTCGTCAGATTGAAGTTCGGGGCTTGGAGTCGGCTGTTATATATGGCAGTCTCCCCCCTGGTAAGGACTGGTTTTCACATCACGAAGTTTGCTTCGTCATTGTGTCTGAGGTAGGGGGGAGGGTGCTGGCTTAGGTCTTGTGGTGGGGAGTGGGAGATGGGATCTCTCCACGGGAATGATCTGGGATCAGATTTCATTCCAGTAGCTAAGGCTCTTGGCATGTCTGTGTGTTCATTATTAATTACAGAAATGCCCATAAAATATGGGGTGCATTTTCTTTGATGTGGTCTGAGCCCTCCAGAGTTCTCCTCAGTGCTATTGAGGAGTCCACAGAAGGAGTGAAGAGGGCTTGGCATAAAAGGGAGGGCTGGGAGGGCTCATTTGGCAGGGAAGAGAGCCAGGGCTCTGGGACAGGTAGAGAGAGGATCGAGGCCTGTGTGAGAAGGGGAAATATTTATGGGTGGGAAGGGGCTAGTGAAGGCTTGGTGATCTGGGAGGGTTTGAGGTGCCCTGGCCTGATATAACACTGTCTTGTGACTGACACTGTTTTAGGGACAAAACTTGCTCAGGCGAAAAAGTTTAATGATCCTGATGATCCGTGCAAAATCCTGGTGGCGACTGATGCGATTGGCATGGGGCTGAACTTGTAAGTACTTGGTTTTGAACAGAGGGAAAGTGGGTGGTTTTCCATGGGCAGTGCAGCCAGCCTGTTCTAGTCCTCCAGGAGGAGGCTCCTTGCCACATAGACCTGCAGTTATCTGGCTTGTTGCTGACTCTCGGGCAGGCACATAGAGAATGGTGGATCTCCGTTATTAAAGAGGCCCCTTCTCAGTACCGCTGACCCACCTCGGGCCTTTGGGCATTCCTCCTCCCTTATCTGCGGTCAGTTGGTCAACTTTTATTTTTGGACCCTGGTTCATGGGGCTGTGCCCACGTTGTGAGTGTTATCTTGGGATATCTGTGCCTGTCTGCCTCATGGGGGTGATGTGGATGGGACGTGCTCCTAAAAGGCTTTCTTATGCATTCAGAGGCTGTGTGTCATACTAGCTGGCCCCCAGCCTCCTCACCAGGACCACTCCTAGTCCAACTACTCAAAGGGAGAAAGGTCCCAGGGTCTTTCTCCCTGTTCTCCTTTTGTCAGTGGTGGCTGCACCCTGAGCTACTGAGAGTACTCTGTGATCTCTGTTTGTTTGACTTTGTTGCAGGAGcataaaaagaattatttttaactcTCTCATAAAGCCCAGTATCaatgagaaaggggagaaggaaatggagccCATCAGCACCTCGCAGGCCCTGCAGATCTCAGGCAGGGCTGGCAGATTCAGCTCCAAGTTTAAAGAAGGGGAGGTCACTACCATGTATCCAGAAGACCTGAAATTACTGAAAGAGATTCTGAATAAGCCTGTGGAGCCAATAGAGGTAGGTTGGCCCAAGCACGTGCCTTGTCCTCGCTGTCCTACTCAGCGAGGTGTCTAGAGTGTCACCAGACcaccatgaaggtggtcagaggGCCTCTGGGCTGATGGGGTGGTCATCATGCCGTGTCCCGGAGGCCTCTAGAGGAGGGAGGGTCCTGGAGCCACAGCCTGTTGACCGGCGGTCACTTGGCTGTCAGTCCTTCAGCTCTTTAGAGACATTCCCTGCAGCAAAGGAGAGAGTCCTTGGGCTCGGGGTCAGGAAGCCTGGTCTCCTTTCTCAGCCCTGCCTCGTCCTGGCTCTATAACCCTGGATAGGTGGTATGAATGATCCTCATGCTGCAGGCTCACAGGTTTGTGAGAGAAaggtgtgatgatgatgatgaggctGGAGTTTGGGGTGATTGAAGGTAAGGCAGAAGGGGGACTGTCAGGGTCCAAGGGCTGCTTGGAATGATACCTTGAGAAAGGGCAACAGAGGTCAGTTCTATCTGTTCTTATCACTGGTTGATCTCTGGAGCCATTTGGGATGGGCTTAGGCCACCCTGAAACCTTAGGAGGGCTTCACATCACTAAGAGAGCAGCTCAGTGCTAGGGTGTTTGAGACAGGAGcaggttttgtgttttgtttagtGGTGTTGGATCAATGAGCCATTACTGCAATTGGGTAGAAGCTGTCATAGAAATGCAAGCTTCGCGTCTGCCTGCTTAAGGCCAGGGTGGGTAAGCTCTTGCCACTGCTCTGCTGAAACACGGGAGctagaagggatggcagaggcCAGCcagtcccaccccctcattgaggcccagagaagagaaggtcaCGTGGCACAAGGAATGAGGCTTCTCAGATTCCCGATGCAGAGGTGTTTGTGTTCTATCATGGCTCTCCTTTTCCTTGATGGACCTCCTCAGACTCTCCCATCCCTTCCTTTGTCCCTTTTCTCCTGCTTGTTATACCTGATGCCTATCCGTGGGCATTCCTTGGCCCTGTGGGTCAAGCCAAGTACTAAAGAGGCTGCTAGTGTCCGATGCTGTGGTCTTTCTTTTCTTGATGTGCCTCTGGTTTTCCGTCCTCACTATTGGTCACTGGTCAGCAGTGAGACTTGTGGACATTTCCTACTCCAGAGTGGTAGAGGCCTTAGAAATGTAGGAAGTGACCCCCAAATCGCTGCTCTCTTACTTAACAAAACATTTCTAGTGCAAATCACTGCAATTTAAGCGATGTGTTGGGAGCTATTTGGAGTCACAGTTTCGGCTCTGAGTGTGAAATCTTGTTCATTTCTGCAGATATTTATTAGGTGACTACTGCCTTACTGTAGAAGAGCTCTGAGAAGGATTCTCATGTTATTTGGTAAAttcattattctctcttttttttttaaccctcctTAAAGGCAGCTGGCCTTCATCCTACCGCTGACCAAATTGAAATGTTTGCGTACCATCTCCCCGATACGACTCTCGCCAATCTTATTGTAAGGAGAcactgatttttaatttttctttgtgttaCTTCTCAATAAAGATGTTAAATGTGTGGCAGTTACTGGTTCTTATCATCAGTGTGTTTGGGATAGTTGGGTTTGTTTTAATTCATtatataactttttttcctttttctcaccaATCACCGGGGACTTTGGGCCTGTAGTTTCCTCTCATAGAATATTTGTGGGGCAGAGAGCCCGCGTTGCCTGGGCCTTTAGAGACAGTTGTAGCAAGTGCCTTGTGTGGGCTTGGATGCTATATCCACGTTAGGTTTGGGGCACCGTGTGGACTGACTGCTTGCCTTGATTTTGTGTTATGTCTTCCGTCCTGTCCCAGGATATCTTTGTGGACTTCTCCCAAGTTGATGGGCAGTATTTTGTCTGCAACATGGATGATTTCAAATTCTCAGCAGACCTCATCCAGCACATCCCCCTGAGCCTGCGGGTGAGATACGTGTTCTGCACGGCCCCCATCAACAAGAAGCAGCCGTTTGTCTGCTCTTCCCTGTTACAGGTGAGCATCCTCGGGTCCTTGGGAGAGAGCAGCTTAGGCTTTGAGTCCAAGTGAGGCGGCCTTGAGAAGACTTAGAGCTTTAGAGTGGAGGTGGTCAGCGAGCGTCCAGTTGGGGAAGAGATGAAATGGGTGAGGTCGTAGAGTCATTCAGGTCCTCAAGCGCCAGTGTCCTGCCTGGCAGGTCAGCATTAgcaagggagggcagatacagGAGCAGACGGGGACTGAGGACGGGGAACCAGTTGGTGTTTGGGAGGAGTGTTCCTAGGAGGAAGGCCATGTGGTCAGCCTCTTCCCCTCTTGAGcctttgtctttgtactcccagtTTGCGAGGCAGTACAGTCGGAATGAGCCGCTGACATTTGCCTGGTTACGCCGCTATGCCAGGTGGCCCTTACAACCGCCAAAAAACATCAAGGACCTCGTGGAACTGGAAGCCATCCATGACGTTCTGGATCTCTACCTGTGGCTCAGGTAACTTCCATGGGTCAGCAAGCACATTTACAGTTTGGGACAAATCAAAGAGCTTTTAGAAATAGATATAGCTGGATTTCTCTTGTGCTTAAAGGGCAACTGCGATTATTTTCACATCTGGCTCAGAGAAAGCTAATACAATGTGTCATCATCCCTGTTTTAAATACGAGGTACCTAAGGACCAGCCAGGCTAAGTGACTGAACTGGGCTGGCGTTAACCCGGCTTGCCTGACTTTGAGTCCTGTACTCAGTGTGAATCTTCACTAGAGTGAAGACCTggtcacaggatcagagatttagagctggaaggcacttagAGGTCACCCAGTCCAACCTCCCTAGAGGGCTGTTACCATCTGGGCAAACCTGGGTCTTCTGTCAGCCCATGTCCGGGTACCAGGCAAGGGGCTTTTTGAGCAGGTCCGTGGCTCTTGAGGCCAGTGAGACTGTGTGGCCTGACCATTGGCCAAGAGGGAAGAAGTGATGGTGGTGCAAAAAGTAAGATGGTGGCTATTGCAGGCCCCATGGGGGCTGTAGGAGACAAAGGAGCTGAACAGGCCTTGCTGCTCTCAGTAGATCCCCAAGCATCAGCTGCTCCCTTAGCTCTAAGCCTTAGTCTCCTCACCTGTCATCACCTCGAGAGGAGGAGCTGCTGCTCTGGGTTTGGTGGCTAAGagacaaatgcttattgattgaggtCATGATACTTGCACTATGGACCTCATGTGGCTTTTGAGAAGAAACCACCTTGTGCTCCATAAAGTGCTGGAAAAGATGTCTCTCCTTGCCCCGGTTTTGATCATAAACAGTCTTCATCCTTGTTCTGCCAGATTGGAGGCCCCATCACAGGCCTTGAGAAGAGTCAGCACTGAGCGTGTGTTGAGCTGACATTCAGGGGGCTTTTTGTCCTTAGCACAGGAGGCTACTGGCCCAACATGGTACCCTGTGAACATCTTTGGTTGCTGGCTGTCCCAGGGCAGTCCTTTTGAAGTCATCCCACCATTAGATAGCTGTTAGGTACAAAAACCACCTGGAGAAGGGTTTGCTGTAAGACAGAACTCAACTGTGTCCGTGTAGCCGCTAGTGGCTTTAGGGCCCAAACGGCCTTTACCCTGGTCACTATGGCTGAGGCCCCAGCGTAATGCCTCTTTTCTTTCAGCTACCGATTTGTGGACATGTTCCCTGATGCCAGCCTCGTCCGAGACCTCCAGAAAGAACTCGATGGCATCATTCAGAAGGGTGTGCACAACATCACCAGGCTGATTCGCATGTCTGAGTCCCAGCGTATGTTGAACTTGGACAGTTCCCCAGCAGGAAAGCAGGGCCAGCTGCTGGGGGCTGCAAAGCCCAGCTTGGGAGAAGCTGTGGACACCGCCATGGCTGAGAGTCTGTCTTCAAAGTCCTTGGCCTCGAAGTTGGTGCGTCAAGGCCGGCTCACCCCACACATGCTGAGGCAGCTGAGGAAAGAGTGGTTGAAGCAGCAGACGGATGAGGAGAGGGCCAGGGCTGAGAACGGCAGGCACTcagagaggatgaggaggaagaagaacgaCCCAAACGCTCACTAGATTTttagtaaaaaattaaaaacagccTCTGTTTTGAAAGCCTTTTCTGGTTCGCTTTCTGTGGACGGAGGTCATGGGGGCCCCTGCTGGCGGGCCTGGTCACCCCAACCCCTTCACCCTGCGTTGTCTTAGATCAGGAGATTTGTCCTGAGTAACAGAAATTTGTGGTATGTATGTCACCGCCTCTGTCTCTAGACTGTTGATGTATGAATCGTTTTCATTTCACacagatcttcccaggtttccttgAAACCTTCTCTTTCATCCTCCCTTCCAGCACAGTGATGTTCCATTATGTTCATTTGTTCactgttccccagttgatgggcacccctttcttgtccagttttttgctactaccaaaagagctgctataaatatttttatacctatGGATCCTGTTCTTTCTCTTTGGTCTTTTTTTGGTACCACTGGGTCAGAGGGTCTGCACAGTTCAGTGACTTGTGGGCCGTAGCTTCAAACAGTTTTCCACGTTGTCTGGACCCATATTGGGCTTAGTGGGCCTGCTTTCCTGCAGCCCTCCcaataattgtcattttccttctttgccaGTCTGAAGGAAAGGTAAGAGGTagaagctcagagttgttttagtttgcatatttatgatttattgatgattcagaacattttttcaaatggctgtttatagcttggatttcttcatttgaaagccTCTGAAGCCTGTAaaagaacatttctatagccaCTGAGCCACAGGCCTATACCACCTGGTCAGTCCTTAAAACCACCCATCACATTGTTGGACCAGGAGCTCTCATCCCGATTCTCTGCAGTGTTTTCACACCACCCTTTGAATACTTTAGAATGAAACCCTGATTAACAATGTTGTATCCCTGGAGTATCCAAGAAAACTTTGGTTCATCCCTAGTTAAAATCAGAATGAAAGGCTATGGTGAAACTGGGCTGATGCCCCCTGGATTAACCTTTCACATGAGGAAGTGATGGGAAGGACTGTGGATTGGAATTCAGAAGAACTGCACTTAACTGCGGTTTGGTTACTTGCTCCTTGTAGCCATGagctacccctccccccaccctggacGTTGGTGTCTCTAGGTGAGCTCTGTAGCCCATCCTCTCCTGACTCTCGGTCCTGCCTGTCAGCAGCCCTCTGAATTTGGGGTGGACCCCCATGTGCCCTAGAACTGAACTGGCTTTGGTTCGGGTGGACACCATTCCCTTCCTATGGACGCCATTCACTAGGACAGAGTTGATTGATAAGAGTACGTCATGAAAGGTAATATAACGTTTAACTGAGATGACAATCATCAGTCTTCTAACCTTTGCCTTCTGAGGAACTAAGGCTGAATGTGCCTCTTCATCTGGAAGGGTGTGGTACTCCTTCCGGTTTGTGTTTGGCCAAACTCCTCAGCCTCTAGAGTTCCTTTGGGTTTTCCCCTTGCTTTGGAGCATAGTAGAAAGTCATGTTCTTCCTCTCTGGAAACTTCCTAGAATGGGCCTAACCTGATTGCATTTCTTGATTGTGATGACATGCATCTTTGAAATAAGGTTCTTCCAGCCCTCTTCCCACTCCACATACTCATTATTTTAGAGGTGGGGACTCACGCTGTGGCTTGGGGAAGTCGCTGAAATCTGAGTTTCAAGTGTATGAGTTGGAAAAGGGGCCACGAGGAAGGGCTTGAACATGATTGGACAGGACGAGGAAACTTGGAGAAACAGCTCTTCTCTTGCCCTTGAATCAAGGAGAAAGAACCATTCCTTAAACCTTGAGTTTGCCAAGGTGGGTGAAGGTGTGCTGGGGGAAGCTGCTTCCCAGAGTTCAGGGTGTGGCTGGGGGTGAGGGTCAGCAATAGCCACACCTTTGCTCTTTCAAAGAAATTTGCTAATCATCGTAGACCTGTTTCTTGTGTGAAGTTT from Trichosurus vulpecula isolate mTriVul1 chromosome 8, mTriVul1.pri, whole genome shotgun sequence harbors:
- the SUPV3L1 gene encoding ATP-dependent RNA helicase SUPV3L1, mitochondrial isoform X2, with protein sequence MLSGVLCDLVTGEERVVADPDGKPAAHVACTVEMCSVTSSYDVAVIDEIQMIKDPARGWAWTRALLGLCAEEIHLCGEAAAIDIVTELMYTTGEEVEVRNYNRLTPITVLDHALESLDNLRPGDCIVCFSKNDIYSVSRQIEVRGLESAVIYGSLPPGTKLAQAKKFNDPDDPCKILVATDAIGMGLNLSIKRIIFNSLIKPSINEKGEKEMEPISTSQALQISGRAGRFSSKFKEGEVTTMYPEDLKLLKEILNKPVEPIEAAGLHPTADQIEMFAYHLPDTTLANLIDIFVDFSQVDGQYFVCNMDDFKFSADLIQHIPLSLRVRYVFCTAPINKKQPFVCSSLLQFARQYSRNEPLTFAWLRRYARWPLQPPKNIKDLVELEAIHDVLDLYLWLSYRFVDMFPDASLVRDLQKELDGIIQKGVHNITRLIRMSESQRMLNLDSSPAGKQGQLLGAAKPSLGEAVDTAMAESLSSKSLASKLVRQGRLTPHMLRQLRKEWLKQQTDEERARAENGRHSERMRRKKNDPNAH
- the SUPV3L1 gene encoding ATP-dependent RNA helicase SUPV3L1, mitochondrial isoform X1 produces the protein MSLPRCALRWAWLPARVVPVLRRGREPGPRTLGRATAGAWSSSSSSSSSSSSGGSKAPNTSLYVPLPVKPLGPSAAGDVGAELTRPLNKAEVRKVLDRFYKRKEIQKLGADYGLDARLFHQAFISFRNYILQSQSLDVDIHITLNDICFSAAHVDDLFPFFMRHAKQMFPMLACKDDLRKISDLRLPPNWYPEARSIRRKIVFHSGPTNSGKTYHAIQRYLTAKSGVYCGPLKLLAHEIFEKSNNAGVLCDLVTGEERVVADPDGKPAAHVACTVEMCSVTSSYDVAVIDEIQMIKDPARGWAWTRALLGLCAEEIHLCGEAAAIDIVTELMYTTGEEVEVRNYNRLTPITVLDHALESLDNLRPGDCIVCFSKNDIYSVSRQIEVRGLESAVIYGSLPPGTKLAQAKKFNDPDDPCKILVATDAIGMGLNLSIKRIIFNSLIKPSINEKGEKEMEPISTSQALQISGRAGRFSSKFKEGEVTTMYPEDLKLLKEILNKPVEPIEAAGLHPTADQIEMFAYHLPDTTLANLIDIFVDFSQVDGQYFVCNMDDFKFSADLIQHIPLSLRVRYVFCTAPINKKQPFVCSSLLQFARQYSRNEPLTFAWLRRYARWPLQPPKNIKDLVELEAIHDVLDLYLWLSYRFVDMFPDASLVRDLQKELDGIIQKGVHNITRLIRMSESQRMLNLDSSPAGKQGQLLGAAKPSLGEAVDTAMAESLSSKSLASKLVRQGRLTPHMLRQLRKEWLKQQTDEERARAENGRHSERMRRKKNDPNAH